The Sphingobacteriales bacterium nucleotide sequence AACAGCAATTAATAAAATTTGTAGTTATTGTGTTTTTAGTGATAAATGTTTTTTATTGCAAATACTACATAATAGAAAAACAACAAGCACAAAGAATAGACAAGATTTTATTTAGCAAAGCATTTCAAGAATATTTGAACAACAACGATTGTGATGATTTTAAAACTGTTTTCTGTTTTGATGATATCAGCTTGAACCAACAATTGTATGCTATCAAAAGAAAAGGTTTCACTCAATATAATGATTGGAAAAAAGAATTAAACAATAATAAAATAGATTTTGTTTTATTGCAAACAAAAAATGTAAATAAATTAAATTTTAATGTAAGTGATAAGGAAAAATATGTCTACAGAAACTACACACTAATTAAAATGTAAGATATTTTAAACTCAAGAAATCTTTTGCAGAAAATGTATATGCATCAGATGCAACAATAGCTTCGTCAAGATTTTTTATTAATTCATTTTTGTACTTACTATCATTTCTTACATAAAAAAATAAATTATAATAGCCACGCATAGATGCTAGTGTACCAACATATTCATGTCTCTTTTCTTGTTGTATAATGTTGTACAAAATGCCCATAGTGCCTTTGTCAGTTTGCACATAATCTGGGTCACTCGAAAATGATACCAAAACAATTAAGTCAGCATTCACTTCATCAAAATATTTTTTATCTATTTTGTTTTTAGAAAGATGCACATCAGCTAAGCCTTGCACATCTATAAATGTAGATTTTCCAAGATATGGAATTACGCCAGCATCACCCAACATTACTTTCAAATCTTTCTTGCCAATATTTCCAATAGCTTTGCCAGTTTTTATATGTCCTTTTTGCATGGCAAAAGAAAATAATGCATTGTTTTTAATAGAAGATATTTCTACAATATTATGTGCGAAGATGCCTTTTATTGTTATTAATACCAAGAATATTAGCATCACAATAGAAATATGTTTCTTCTTTTTTTCATCATTAATATGTTGGAAAACTACAATTAATGCAAAGACAAAAACTGGATAGAATAGTTGAAACCCAAATCTGTTTGCATAGTTCATTAAAAGTGCAGAAGTGCCATAAAAAAAATAATAAATAAAGATTGATAACAACGCAACGTACTTAAATAACTTATGCGATTTTGATATATAATACACAGCAACAAACGTAATTAAATATTGCCAAATCGTCAATGAATTGTAGATTAAACCAAGTACACCTAAGTTATTGCCCACAGATTTGTGATAAAAAGAAAGTGGCAATGGCAATCCAAAATATTTGTATCTAACAATAAAATAGACAACACCTATGCTTCCAAATAAAATCAATATTGGATAATAGATTTTATCTTTTCTAATGATTAAAATATATAAAAATATGAATAAGGAAATTACAGCACCTTCTGGTCTTGTAAGTGGAAGTAATAATGCGAATAACCAAAGTTTACTTTGCGTAGCTTTGCTGATTTCTGGTTTATTGAGTGCAACAAAAACTTCTAGCAATAACCAAAACCAAAATATTGTTTCTAAGCAAGCATAAATATGTACATGCGTTTGCCAATTGGCAACAAAAAGTAAAATTGCTAATAATGCATAGTTTTTATTTTCTATACTTATATAAATTCTTCTGATGATGAGTATGAAAAATATAAATGTAACAAACTTAAAAAACAACTGTGGTTGAATGCCTAATATTGGTGGAAACACAGAAAGTATCATATATGTAAAACTCGTGTATGCTTCAATTAAATTGTGGTCTGCATTGTAATTCCAAATACCATAGTTAATCAAATTGTAACCATATCTAAAACATATATAAGCATCATCTACTGTAGTTTGCACAAACAGAAAAAAACCAATTACAATAGAAAGTAAAATTGGTAGTATTAATAGGTATTTATTTTGTGCTATTTTCATTTTCTAATAAATCTTTTTTATAGATAATATATTCTTTTCTGTTTGGTAGTTGTAGCTTTTCCCAACCAAGATTTGGATAATTATTGATGAAATTATTCCATGTACTATCTTCGTAAAATCTGTAATCTTTCAATATTACATCTGAGATATACATCATTCCAATATCTTGTTGATGCATCAAGCTATCAAATGTTTGGTTCTTTAAAAATTGAATGCAAATTTTAAAATGATCATTCATGTAAATGGGTAAAATTTCACTCACCAAAAATGTTGTTGGTTTTTTTATGTTCAAGTCTCTCACAGCTTTAATATAAGGCACATAGTTTGGTTGTTCGTATTGATGAAAACTATTGTATCTAGGATATTCTTTTAATTTCGGCGTTTTCCAAAGCATGAAAAATACCAGAATCATACATAAAACTGAATACAAAACATTGCTTTCAATTTTTTCAAAGTGCAATAATATTGGCTGAATTAAAATATAAATCAAATAATAGTAGAATGCTAATTGCAATATATAATAATGTTCTCTTGGAAAAATGATTACTGATGCCACAATTGATGGTCCAATTAATATCAATGCACATAATGTAAAAACACCTTGTTTGTAGATGATTTTTTTTAAAGCAATGAGGTATTCTTTAATACCAATTTTAATAATTGCAAATGAGAATATAATTGACAGAAAAATATAGATATAGTAAGAATTAAAATCGTACAAGCGCTTTGGAAAAAATAACTCAGTTCCAAATTTTAATGTCTGTGAAATATATGAGTTTATATTTTCAGTAATATGTTTCTTTAGCTCATCAGGATTTGCTTTGTACATATCACCAACACTTTGGCTATTTCCAAACTTATTTTTGAAGATTTCTTCCCAATGAATAAAAGGTAATCTATCTTGTTTGTTCCATTTTATGGTATTAAATGTATAATGTTGTCCCATTGCATAATACATACGACCACCATACATTGGAGAATGCCAAACTCTAATTAATAAAGCTATGGTAAGTACCATAAATATCAGCACTAAATATTCTCTTTTTGAGAATATTGATTGAATAGAAATATTGTTTTTATATTTCTGATATAGTATAGATATAATACCTAAAATGAAAAACGCATAACTACTCATCATAAATTCTGGACGAACGAATGCCATAAACAACGAAAAGAATCCAGTAAATACAAAAATCTTTGTATATTCTTTGGTATAATAATTTATAAAAATGAAATAGATAAAAATAATGAACAAAGAATAGTGCGAAATTCTTGGCCACCAATCGAAAGCCATATTAAAGCTGGAAAACAATAAACACCACGATAAATAGCTGGCAATAAAAAAAGGCACATTTTTACTACGTAGAAAAAAATACAGACCAACACTTGGCACCCACGATAAAGAAATAATGGCAAAGTGATGCAAGTCAATATAATCTTGGATAAAAAGATGGAAAAACTTGTAGGTAAGTGTGTAAAATGGCGCAAAAGAACCTAAAAGATTCTTGAATTTATACAAGACTCTTTGCATATACACTGTTTCATCTGCCATAGATATATCCAGATATAATGCATAATCTCTAAAAAATAAATATAGACAACACAAAGAAAATACCAAGAAAATAGCATCGGCTATCCTTTTTCTATTCATTATTAATACAGATTATTAAACAAAGATAAGAAAAAGGACTTTGGTAAATAATATTTTATGTAAGCATTAGATAACAAACATGCTACCAAAAAAATGAAAAATTAATATAAATATCAAAAAATGAGTTGTATCTTTGCACTTCAAAAGCGGGTGTGGCGAAATTGGTAGACGCACTAGACTTAGGATCTAGCGGGCAACCATGGGGGTTCGAGTCCCTCCACCCGTACCAAATCAAAATGTTGAATGGTAGATAGATGTCTATTATTCAACATTTTAAATTTTTAAGACAATTCAATATAATGAACATTACCAAAAAAAACACAGACGAAGTAAATGCAATTTTACAAGTAGAAATTAGTAAAGAAGATTATCTACCAGCAGTTGATAAGGCACTACAAGATTATAGAAAAAAAGCTACACTAAAAGGATTCAGAGTAGGGCATGTTCCTATCAATCTTATTAAAAAAATGTATGGTAATGCTATTCTATTTGAAGAAATTAATAAAACAACTAGCCAAGCATTAAACAAATATATAACTGAAGAAAAACTAGATATTCTAGGACAACCATTGCCAACTGAAAAAAACAATGAAGTTCAAATTGATATCTACAATCCAAGTGATGTAACTTTTGACTTTGAAATTGGACTAGCTCCAGATTTTTCATTGCCTGATTTAAAATCAATCAATATTACAAACAAAAAGATTGAAGTATCTGAAGAAACTGTAGACAAAGAAATTAATGATATTGCTCAAAGATATGGCGATGCAGAAACACCAGAAGATGCAACAGTACAAGATAAAGATATTCTGACAATTGATATTAACGAGTTAGATGGCGATAATATCAAAGAAAATGGTCTGCAAAATACAACTGTCATCAATGAAGATATGATTGTGGACAAAACTATTAGAAAAAAACTAGCTAAAATGAAAGTTGGTAGTAGTTTTAAAGCTGATATTTTTAAATTATTAGATAGAGATAGAGAGCAAATTATTCATCATATACTTGGTGTGAAAAACGAAGGAAATCATAATCATGATGATATTACTGACAATTACGAAGTAACTATAACTAAAATTTCTAGGATCAAAAAAGCAGAAATAGGACAAGCATTATTTGATAAAGTTTATGGCGAAGGTGTTGTCGCATCAGAAGAAGAGTTTAGAAATAAGATAAAACAAGAGATAGTTGGTTATGTAGAGCAAACACAGCAAAATGGTTTGAAAGATAGTGTCTACAAAAACCTTATTGACACAACGACAATACAACTACCTGAAGCATTTTTAAAGAAATTTATCAAAGCAAGTAATGAGAAGCCTATCAGCGATGAGCAGATAGATACAGAATTTCCAGGTTTTGAAAAAGGACTAAAATGGAACTTAATTACAGCAAAAATAGCTAAAGATAACGACATCAAAATTGAGTTTGATGAAGTAAAAGCACATTCAAAAGAGCAAATCCGCAAACAATTTGGAATGTATGCTGGACCATCTGGCATAGATGACAAAACCTTAGACATGCTTAATGATAATATGCTTAAAAAAGATGAGCATGTCAGAAAGTCATATGATTCTGCATTGGAACAAAAATTGTTTGATTATTTATTATCTCAAGTGAAAATTACAGATGAAGTAATTACATTTGAAGATTTTATTAATCAATCAAAATAACTAAAATATGAATTTAGGTAATGAATTTAGAAAGTATGCCACACAGCATCATGGCTTATCAAGTGTATATGTAGATCAATTTATTGATACTAATATCACCAACCTTACACCAAACATCATTGAAGAAAGACCAATGAATGTAGCAGCATTAGATGTTTTTTCCAGATTAATGATGGACAGAATTATCTTTATGGGCACAGCAATCGATGATTACGTTTCAAACATCATCATGGCTCAATTATTATTTCTTCAATCAACAGACAAAACACGTGATGTACAAATTTACATCAATTCACCAGGTGGAAGTGTTTATGCTGGATTAGGAATTTACGATACTATGCAATACATTCAGCCAGATGTAGCAACTGTTTGTACAGGTATGGCAGCATCTATGGCAGCAGTATTATTGTGTGCTGGTGCAAAAGGAAAGCGTTCTGCGCTAAAGCACTCAAGAGTAATGATTCATCAACCAATGGGCGGCGCACAAGGTCAAGCATCAGAAATTGAAATCACATACAAACAAATTACAATTCTTAAAAAAGAATTATACAACATCATATCTGAGCATTCAGGACAACCATTTGATAAAGTAGAGAAAGATAGCGATAGAGATTATTGGATGATTG carries:
- the tig gene encoding trigger factor, producing MNITKKNTDEVNAILQVEISKEDYLPAVDKALQDYRKKATLKGFRVGHVPINLIKKMYGNAILFEEINKTTSQALNKYITEEKLDILGQPLPTEKNNEVQIDIYNPSDVTFDFEIGLAPDFSLPDLKSINITNKKIEVSEETVDKEINDIAQRYGDAETPEDATVQDKDILTIDINELDGDNIKENGLQNTTVINEDMIVDKTIRKKLAKMKVGSSFKADIFKLLDRDREQIIHHILGVKNEGNHNHDDITDNYEVTITKISRIKKAEIGQALFDKVYGEGVVASEEEFRNKIKQEIVGYVEQTQQNGLKDSVYKNLIDTTTIQLPEAFLKKFIKASNEKPISDEQIDTEFPGFEKGLKWNLITAKIAKDNDIKIEFDEVKAHSKEQIRKQFGMYAGPSGIDDKTLDMLNDNMLKKDEHVRKSYDSALEQKLFDYLLSQVKITDEVITFEDFINQSK
- the clpP gene encoding ATP-dependent Clp endopeptidase proteolytic subunit ClpP; the protein is MNLGNEFRKYATQHHGLSSVYVDQFIDTNITNLTPNIIEERPMNVAALDVFSRLMMDRIIFMGTAIDDYVSNIIMAQLLFLQSTDKTRDVQIYINSPGGSVYAGLGIYDTMQYIQPDVATVCTGMAASMAAVLLCAGAKGKRSALKHSRVMIHQPMGGAQGQASEIEITYKQITILKKELYNIISEHSGQPFDKVEKDSDRDYWMIADEAKEYGMIDEVLIRKK